GTATACACATTTTTTGATCTGTATCTTTGCCTGAAACAGAGCAATCACATAGTGGCACTCAAAGTCCTCTTCAAGAGCCAGTTGCAACAATCTCAGGTTGAGCATCAGCTTCGCCGGGAAGTTGAAATACAAAGTCATCTTCGCCATCCCAATATTCTACGTCTTTATGGCTATTTTTATGATCAGGTATAGTGCTTAAGGTGATTTATGTTTGCACCAAATTGAATGTCGCCTAGTTAATGGAACCACAATGGTACATAGTCACTCACCCTTGTAGTGGAAATTACTGCAGAAACGAGTTTATTTGATATTGGAATATGCTGCCAAAGGTGAACTATACAAGGAACTCCAGAAGTGTAAATACTTCAGTGAAAGACGTGCAGCCACCGTAAGTTTTTTTGTGGTGTCGAATTCATTCTCTTTCAGTTGTTTATACTTTAAAGAATAGAAATTCTGATGTTTTTTTTGTATGAGGTATTTGCAGTATGTTGCATCATTGGCCCGAGCCCTTATATACTGTCATGGAAAGCATGTAATTCATCGAGATATCAAACCAGAAAACCTTCTCATTGGTCAACAGGTGCTGAATGCCTTACTATGCTGTTATATGTTTCCTTTTTATGACTTATTGATGCTTACTTGTTGCTTATCATGTCAATGTGGATTTCTAATGTCAGGGTGAACTTAAGATAGCAGATTTTGGGTGGTCAGTGCATACATTCAATCGCAGGCGGACCATGTGTGGCACTCTTGATTACCTCCCTCCTGAGATGGGTATGTTAAAAACAAGTGATAGTGTTTTGAAAACCAGTGCTTTATGCATTTGCTAAACGAATTTGTCTTTATTGTCTTCATTTGTTACTACTACTCTACCTAACTAACATATGCGGGGTTGTGATACAGTGGAGAGTGTAGAGCATGATGCTAGTGTAGACATCTGGAGCCTTGGTGTCCTGTGCTATGAGTTTCTTTATGGAGTCCCTCCATTTGAGGCCAAAGAGCATTCAGACACATATAGAAGGTAAAGTGTGGACTGCAAAATGATTGAAGATCTTATATAATCTATACATGGCTAAAATGGTTCTGCTATCTTCTCTTTGCAGGATTGTTCAAGTGGATCTGAAGTTCCCTCCTAGACCAATTGTCTCATCTGCTGCAAAGGACCTTATAAGTCAGGTGATTTTGGCTACTATGACCTACAGTATGCAATTAATCAGTTCAAGTATTATGACCTACAGTATGCAATTAATCAGTTCAAGTATTTGGTAGTATTCCATTTTTTCTTCAAAATGGAAGGGTTATTAGTAGTAATGCCAGATTATAAAAAATTTCTTATAAATGCAGATGCTTGTCAAGGATTCTTCTAACCGCCTGCCATTACACAAGCTTCTAGAACATCCATGGATTGTTCAGAATGCAGAGCCGTCTGGCGTCCATAAGATCTAAATGGAGATAGCAGTGATCCTTATTCATTTTATGTATCAATCCAAAACATCTGTGGATTGTTCAGAGTGTAGTGCCGTGACTGCTGTCTGGCGTCTGTAAGATCCAAGGAGAATAGCAGTGGTCCTTTTCATTTTATGTAACAATCCAATATTATGAACTACATCCTGTATTGATAACAAATATTGATAACAAATTGTTTGTTAATAAAAATTCCTTGTTTTAACCATTGTGGTCCAAGTTTACAGTTCTTCAGTCAACTGGTTTAATATGACTGAGCTCTGTGCCCAGTAGCACCCTGTAGTTGTGGGACACTTTGAAGTGTTTCTCTCTGTATTGAGGTTTATGTAACCTTGTTTAAGCAGATAAAATGAGATAAATTACCCAACCATTGTAGGAAATGCGTAAAAGATGAATCTACTGAATCCAATTAAGATGAAAGCATAACAATTAAACTGAACAGATGGCATACCAACACCTGTTATAATGAACTCTTAAATAGCCAAATTACTTTCATTACCCTTTTCAAAACATCCAAAACTATCCAATAGAATAAATGGCCAACAGCAACACTGTCAAAAATATGCAATGAGCTAAGTAATTACAAAATCGTACAAGCTAATCCCACTCCAGATATGCTAGTTTTGCTTCTACCAAATGAACATCTTATGCGATAATCTCTTTGGTAGGACATGGTGAACTGAATTTGTTTTATACTAGCAAGTAAAAATGTGAATTCCATCAGCATTCTGAAGAGCATCAAGGAAAGATCTGAACACTAATGACTCTAACAGAAGGTTTCGAATAATATGGTCTCGTGTTTTCATGTCGTGCTAGGAATGTCTCTAGTACTTGCTATCTTTACAATTGTCTCCTTCTAGCAGTTGAGTTACAGGCTCTTCCTCTTTTAGGACTTCATCAACGTCTTTGGGGTTCAAGAAGCTCGGCTGGTTGGTTGAAGAAAGGAGCCGTGCCCACATCCTATCAGTAATCACAACCTTGTTCTGGCGCTCAGTGATATGCTGTATATCAAAAGTTGAAGAAGGATCAATATCTAAGAGCAACATTTCGAATGAGATTATTAAGAAGATGCAGTTAAAGATAAGAGCTTTCGCCATTCAGTGTGACAATAACCAACTGTGTAAGAGAAAGGATAACTATGTGAGTGATAGAAAACCTACATTAAAAGGAATGTAAGAATGTCTTCCATTGACAGGCCCAACTACAAAGCCCGTGAACCCTGCCATTGCTCCATGAACGGCACTTTGAGCCAGCAGTGTGCAGTAGACATTGTCAGCTGCATTACTCGGAATAGCCCTGATCATGTATGTAGGATCTGGAAAACAATTGGACTTGTTAGACAGCATGTTAAACTTATTTAGTGATGTTGGATTGAGGAATATAAACAAGTTGGGGGGGGGGGGGGGGGGGGGGGGGCGGGTTTGGTGTTTGTAATCTGGGGCCACTAACCTATGTATTTCAGATTTACAGACAGCTTATGTTGGTGTGCAAAGTGATCCTGAAACAGAAGCAAAGAACAGAGATCAATAAATTGACATCACAGTTTCTTGAATGGAAGAAAGAGGTCAAATCCCTTTCCTTTTATCTCATTCTTATTCCACCCATATGAAAAGCATGTAGGAGAATATTTATGTCAGTAGAATACTTTCATGATATCATGTGATGCGAAGAAGAAAATAGAAAGAATTGCGAGTAATACCTTGATCCTCTGAGATATCCATAACCCCACATCTTTAAGTAGCTTGTTTCCCGAAGCATCTTGCTGGTTCATGGATTGCAAGCTCTCTTCCAGAAGATCCTGTCCTGCTCCCTCAGCAATCACAATAACCATATGTCCATTTTCTTTGAGTCGCTTTTCAATGAACTCAAAAAGTCCACCTCGTCCTTCAAGAAAGAAGGGGGACTCTGGAATCAAACAACAGTCCACATCTCGACTGGCAAGTGTAGCATACATAGCTATGAAACCTGCAACAGGATCCCAGTTTAAGATGAAAGCTGTATTAGTAATCAGAACATAACTATTACAAAGATTAAGCATTAGGATCAGTATTTCCATGACTAAAGAAGAATACAAAATGTAGACATGAAATGAGAATAATTACCACTGTAGCGTCCCATTAGCTTCACAACACCAATACCATTCTCAATACTTTCAGCTTCCACATGAGCTGCATTAATGGCACGCTGGGCCTCCTCAACCGCAGTATCAAAGCCAAAGGATCTATCTATAACCTGAACCAAGAACAGAGAAATACAGTATGAAACAACAAAAACAGAAACTAGTATTAGATCATTTGGTCTGTGCTGCGTTTAAGAAGTACCGGTATGTCATTGTCTATTGTTTTGGGAACTCCTACAACAGCAACTTTGAGGCCACGGCGTCTAACTTCCTGCACAATCAGCAGTGACTGCTTTATGAATAGCCAAGACACGAGAAACAAAAATATATATTTTTCTTTACAAAAATGATGTAAAGCAATGAACTATATGAGAGGGATGGAGGTGTGCAGATATATACATATATGATAGTAGAGAGACTATATTGATACATGCACCGCCTGGGGACATTGAACCATGCCTTGGGAACCCAAAAATTATTAACACGAAATATCCATTAAGTAACCCATTCTACCACCATGACTTGTAAACAGTGACTAATTGTTTTCTTCAAACTAATTATTATGCAGGCTGGACTAGCAAGGTACCTAACACGGTAGTAAGGAACTAAAAATTTCAATACCAAAAACAAAAATGAGATCGTAACATATACTTCACCAAAATAAGTCAGATCAGTTGAGCATGGAGGTTTTCTATAGGGGTCCAGGAAACACCAAAAAAAATTAGAAACGATCTGTTAAGATTGACCCTATGGTTTTAAGGTGGCCTCATAAGGAACTACGAAGGTTACATCTACCAAAGTACCAAAAGA
The window above is part of the Fragaria vesca subsp. vesca linkage group LG2, FraVesHawaii_1.0, whole genome shotgun sequence genome. Proteins encoded here:
- the LOC101293455 gene encoding serine/threonine-protein kinase Aurora-1-like: MAIAAETQTPQKGSSEASATETKRWTLSDFDIGKPLGRGKFGHVYLAREKRSNHIVALKVLFKSQLQQSQVEHQLRREVEIQSHLRHPNILRLYGYFYDQKRVYLILEYAAKGELYKELQKCKYFSERRAATYVASLARALIYCHGKHVIHRDIKPENLLIGQQGELKIADFGWSVHTFNRRRTMCGTLDYLPPEMVESVEHDASVDIWSLGVLCYEFLYGVPPFEAKEHSDTYRRIVQVDLKFPPRPIVSSAAKDLISQMLVKDSSNRLPLHKLLEHPWIVQNAEPSGVHKI